One region of Aminobacterium colombiense DSM 12261 genomic DNA includes:
- a CDS encoding transglycosylase SLT domain-containing protein has product MRKSIQKMVLTVLLLSMAGLIAFTAGNRYIHFMPRNRKETIQSQKIQLHDWVSEPAAASFYQIGRFVTNHFSEVLSKHSTPFISLSHTIQDSIKTMNMLTHFIQKQNPAIPRDVAAQEAAAFMRYSTKYGAPLDLVVAVANTESHFNPDARSSYGAAGVMQVTWRIHENLLRANGIHSEKELYTADKGIAAGCLLISRYLRAYGSPEKALGRYYGGSASVYWGRVSKNLSKLQRYRPKNHL; this is encoded by the coding sequence TTGAGGAAAAGCATTCAAAAAATGGTCCTCACTGTTTTGCTGCTCTCCATGGCCGGGCTGATAGCCTTTACTGCAGGAAATCGTTATATTCATTTTATGCCCCGCAATAGAAAGGAGACAATACAGTCCCAAAAAATTCAGCTTCACGATTGGGTTTCTGAACCCGCCGCCGCATCTTTTTATCAGATAGGTCGATTTGTGACCAACCATTTTTCAGAAGTCCTGTCTAAACATTCAACCCCATTTATTTCCCTTTCTCATACCATTCAGGATTCCATAAAAACCATGAACATGCTGACACATTTTATACAAAAACAAAATCCGGCCATCCCGAGAGATGTAGCTGCACAAGAAGCCGCTGCTTTTATGAGATACTCCACTAAATACGGGGCACCCCTTGATCTGGTAGTAGCTGTAGCAAACACGGAAAGTCACTTTAACCCTGACGCAAGAAGTTCTTACGGCGCTGCTGGCGTTATGCAAGTAACGTGGAGGATACACGAAAACTTGCTGCGCGCTAACGGTATCCATAGTGAAAAAGAGCTTTATACTGCCGACAAGGGAATTGCTGCGGGATGCCTGCTTATTTCAAGGTATCTTAGAGCCTACGGCTCTCCCGAAAAGGCCCTGGGCCGCTACTACGGCGGTTCGGCATCGGTCTATTGGGGAAGGGTTTCCAAAAACTTATCGAAGCTTCAACGATATCGTCCTAAAAATCATCTATAA